ATTTTCACACTAATTAGTAGTTCTAAGGCGAGAGCTACTGAAACAAAAATAGCCAGAATGAAAACCGTTTCCGAATTAGTGTATGAGAATGAAATTGAGAATCTTAGTGAGTTAAAAAAGTATACGGTGAGGTTAGCAAATGATATACATGAATATACATATCGACCAAGTGACCCTGTTGAATTAATGAAAATTGTTGGGGATCCAAAAAAGTATAATCAACGAATAAAAGTATTGGCAAGGAATATTCAAGAGGATATAGCGATGATTGATTTCTCACTATCAGTAACAACTAATAATAAGTTTAAAGATGAAGTGTTCTCTAATGCTGATGAACTTTTAAAAATTGCAAAAACAATTTTGGCCATTGATGATGATAAAGAAAAAGCGTACTTAGAGCAAATAAAGTTAAAAGAGAAAAATAGAAAATTCTTAGCTTCTGTTAATAATTATGTAGATGAACAACTAAGATTATTGCCAGCCATGATTAATAGCTTTAAATAGATGGAAAAGATGAAATGGGGAGAAAAAGTAGTTGAAGAGATATATCGTTTCAAGAATCATGAACAAAAATTACCAGCAATAGATGTTCAACTTGTAGCTTGGAAGTCAGGAAAAGTAGGATTAAAGATTACAAATTATATAGGCAATCCTATACATTATGAAACCAAAATTATCTCTTTCTATAATAAAACCGGTGTTTATAATACATTTACTTTTATAATTCCTAAACTTGATTGTCTATTTACAACATTAAATAAAATCCGACCATTTAAAAAGGAGGCAGTGTATAATCCTAAAATTCTTAAAAATCAAGATACTGTTATTATTAGTATGCTTAAAAATAATGAAAGATTTAGAGAAGAAAATCCATTTAGAATTCCAGCATCATTAGATACAGCCTATGCTAATACCTCTAATAATAAAATTACAAGTGATTTTCGCAGAATTCTTTTGTTAAAAGATTCTACAAGTGGTAATACATACGTTTATATATTATCATTACATAATCAACGTTTTGTTTTGATAAAACGAAAGTACGGAATAATGATGTATGCAAAACCACTTATTTTTACGAATAAAGAATCTAAAAACGTTGAAATATACGATGTAAAAAGTTTGATAGATAAAAGCAAGAATATTGATGAATCAGCATTAGAATATTAAATGCAAACACAGGTCGTAACTTTAGATGTCTTAAAACCAATCGGGACCACTGTTGACCTATCCGATAGTTTTAATGCTCGAGTAGGGGACAAGATGACTCCCTTTCAATTATTTATTACTGAAGGTGGTGTGGCCAAAGATCTTAAGGGAATACATCCGGAACTAGAAGCCGAAGTCGGCAATGGTGCTTTACGTAATGGCGTAGCAGTCATGGCCGCTGGTGCTAAGGGCGTTCACTGGGTCGGTAGTACCAATAATGTCACTGGCTATAATCAATTAACCTTAGCTTTCCCAGCCGAAGTATTTCCCCAATCCGGTTTCTGCTACGGTCATTTAATCCTAGCCAATGACGCCGGCGTCCGCGAAACATCCGTTGACATCTGGTTCCAAGTCCTTGATGGCACACCATTAATGGGACTAGTTGCGGATCATTATGATTCAGAATTGCAACTGGAATTAGCAAAGGCAAAGAATGCTAATGACCAGTTTTCTCAGGAAATGCGAAAAACGTATGGCTTGGAAGTAACGGCAGCTGAAAATGCCTTAATTCAAGCTACAAATCACCTAAATAGTCTTGCAGCTACTGCCGGTGATATTGAAGCAAAAATTAAGGCAAATGATATTGCAACGAAAACCGAACTGGCGAATACTCAGCGTGATATTACAACCACCTTAGCACAAGTAGCTATTAATCCAGAAGCTTTTGATACGTTATCCGCACTACAACAAACATATCCTAATGGGAAGGCTGGATTGTTTATAGTTGCTGAAAATGATCATAAGTATATGTATATTGATCATACATGGAAGGATTGTGGCCCCTTTGTTGGTGCTGGTCTTTTAGATAAAAGTGTTAATGTTAATAAGTTAAGTCAAGTCCTTCAAGATTCATTAGTCCCAACTGTTGAAGAAGTACCGATTACTGGGCAATGGAGTGGCTACGTTTCAATTCAGACAGGACATAATGTTGACAATGATGATACTTATTATTCTGATGCTATTCCGGTAACACCAGGAGAGGTTTATTTAGTCAATGGAACGACATACTTTGATGCTCGAACAGTTATTTTATGGGACACTAAGGAAAATATCGTTGGATACTTTCCACAGTCTTTAACGGATAAAGAACTTGATTCAAAGCAAGCGTTTATATTTGCTATTCCGCAAGGCGCTATAACTATGTATATCAACACTAAAAAGGGGAATGGTAATGAACGCCATCTTTACAAAGTAAAGAATTTTGATCGAGTTCAAGATGCCACAACAGATTTTGTTTCATCTGTTGTTAATGGTAAGCAGGCAAAATGTCAGCCGGTAAAATTGACTAAATGTAATAATGATGGTTATTGGCAGTATCAATACGGTTATTACCAATACGATACTGATGGAACAACGAAGGTAGTCGGGTACAATCAAATTTCTATTAAACCGTTTGAAACCTATCGAATTAAGGGTAACTCCTACTTCGAAGCTAATCTATATAATATCTATGATTATGCAGGTCGATTGATTGAAAGTTTTCCTAATAATAATTTAGATGCGCAATTCTATGATCAAACTTTTACCGTTCCTTATAATGGTGCTTTCCTGAAAGTTAACCAGCACAAAGATGGCCCTGAGGTTGCCTTAGAAAAAGTAATCGAATGGCACGATAAATCACCAATTGCTGGTAAGAAATGGGTTGCCATTGGTGATAGTTGGACGGCTGCCAACACTTTAGGGAATACAGTAGCTAATTACACTAATTATGTGGCAGATCGGCTAGGTGTAACTATGGTTAACGCTGGTGTTGGTGGTACTGGCTATGTCGCTCAAAATGGTAACTATGGAGATCAATTCTATAATCGACAAATTCCTGCTGATGGTGATGCTTATACAATCCTTGGAAGTTTTAATGATGTATTCGTTGATGGCTTTAAATTCGGTGATGTTCGCGATACAGATAAATTAACTCTCTGGGGTGGTATGAAAGCTACACTAGACCACATCTGGTCAATTAAAGATGATGCAGCAGTTGGCATCATCGCTCCCGGGCCTTGGGGTGCATTCAATCCTCAAAATGAAAATAACTGGGATAAACTCAATATGAAAGCTAGTGAGATTGGGGAACAGTATGTGGCTACAATGAAGAAGTTTTCAGATTACTACTCATTGCCATTCCTTGATTTGTATCATCAATCGGGATTACGGCCGTGGGATCCTAGCTTTGTAGCAAAGTATTATCATGGTACAAGTGACACTGATAGTACGCATCCTAATACCAATGGTCATCGGATTTTTGCACCGAAAATCATAGATTATCTCAGTAAATTATTTAACTAAATGGGAGAAACTAATAATCTCAAATATATTGAAGAAACATCGCCACAAGCATTGATTGACGTGCTTAATTTCGATTTTGAGCAGACGGCCAATCACTATAATTCTTTCTGCCAGCTCATCAATGACCGGTTAGCGATTCGTAATTCATTGCATTACAATCACAGCTCAATTGATCCTGATTTCAATCGCAGAACTCGACTTGACTTGATAAAAAATATCCGTGATTTGAACCAGGCCTTTAATAAGCTCGCAAGTCTGCTTAATCAATCGCCATTCAGAAAGGTAGATAAAGGGCGGATTATTCCTTATGACTTCACTGCTTGGATTGATGTCGGCATTAAACTAACGAAAGAGCAAATCAACGACTACATCAAGCAAGTCGAAAACGTCCTAAAAGAATTATTTGATTTCAAAATAAAATATCGTCTTAACGACTAATTGATGACACCTCATAAAGAGACAACTAAGGAGCCGATTGGAGACATTATTCTCTGGCCAACAATGCAAAGCGAATGGTCTAAGAATTCGACCTTTCAATTGACTTTCTCAGTATTTGACTATGATTCAGCATTGTATGATCCGCTAGATGTTGAAAGTTCGATTGTGCTTGAGGGACAGGAATATATCGTAAAAAATTGTGTTGAAAACTTTGATACGAACACGAAAAATATCACTGCCTGGCATGTCTATAATGAGATTAGTCGAATTTATAAACGAAGTGACCTTACCTTGAATAACAATCAGGATAGTAATGCTAGTAAGGATCAGTCTTATGGAGTTGAGGACTTACTAAAGGCATGGATTGATGGCAATAAGCTAGGCTTTAGCTATGAAGTTCATGGTAATTTTGATAAACAATCAACTCCTAAGTTTGATAGTGGCAGTGGTAAAGAGATGCTTAGTAAGATTACTGAGTTATGGCCAAGTGCAGTTATATATCCAGACAACAAGAAGATACGGGTGTATTCAGAAGATGAGTTCTATAAGGATAATGGTCGAGTGATTGATTTTCCGAGGGATGCAAAGTCAGTTAAAACTACTCGGGACAGTCAATCAATTATTAACATGATTCGTTGTGTTGGTGGTAAGCATGAGGTTCAGCACACTGTTTATACCGGAACAGGTGGAACTAATGCTAATGGGCCAACTGAGCCAGTTAATGGTGATTGGACACCAGTTATTCAGTATGCTGCTAGCCTTTATGGAATAAAGCCAAATGATCAGCAGCTTAATGTTTTACGGGCACAAATTCGTTTGGAATCGGGCGGTCGGGAAGATGCTCAACAGCCTGGAGCTGATCCAGATGGTGATGGCTCTGGTCCGGCACTTGGGTTACTTCAATTTAAACAACGAACTTTTAATTATTATTGTCGAGAACCGTATACTAATGTTAAATGTGGCTTTGATACGTTAGTTACGTTCTTCAATATTCCTAATGCGCTAGGACAAATTAATGGTGTTACTGGTTGGAGTCCTCATGGTGCCCCAATCACGAAAGATAAATTGATCATTTCACCACCTAATCCGTGGGGATGGCCTTTTCCAGATGTTGGAGAAGGTCATTTTTCATTGGGGCAAACTTTTGGAACACACCCTCAAGATGGAGTAGGGCGAACTAATGGTTTTCACGATGGCCTTGATTTTGGTTCTGTCGATCATCCTGGACGCGATGTTCATGCGATTCATGGTGGAAAAGTCCAGGATATTGGATACATTGCTGGACTGGAAAACTATATAACTATTGTGTCGAATGATTATTTAATTTGCTACCAGGAAGCATTTTTGAATCGAGGAGATATTACTGTTCAAGTTGGGCAAGAAGTTAAAACGGGGGATGTCATTGGCCACCGTGATACTAGCCATCTTCATATCGGAATTACTAAGCAAAAGAATTTAATGACTGCATTGAAAAGTGCCTGGTCAAATGATGGAACCTGGCTTGATCCCTTACAAGTTATACGTGATGGTATCGGTGGTAAAGAAACTAATGATACTGTCGGGAATGATACAACTACAGAATCACAAGAAGAGTATTACTTCCAACCGTTTATGGTAGTTGATCAAAAGTCAATTGACGAATGGGGAGAACATCCTGGGCCTGATCTTGTTGATGAAAGATTTCAAGATGCAGATGCAATGCGTAAATATGCCTTAACTACTCTTAAACCTGATCCAGATTTAAATATTGAAGTCACGCTTCAGGGGAATTCATTTGTACCTGTTGCCGGTGAAATTCTAAGGGTGCTTGCGCGTGATAAATATTCAGGTAGTTATAAGACCGTTGGCTATACGATTTATCCGGAAGCTAAGGGACAAGATAATCAGATTACGTTAAATAATTCAAAAACGACTATTTTAGATTATCAAAACCAGAAAGCTAAACGTCTGCAGGAAGCTCTTGAAGAACAACGACTTCGGATTAGTGGATTAGCAAATAGCATGGATCAGCAATCCAAGTCATTAACGCAAGTCGTGAATGATAAGAAAGAGACGGATAAGAATATGGAAGCAGTAGACCAGAATATTTACTGGATGCAAAATGGTCAGCATAATTTAGTAACTACGATGACCGGCGGAACTGCTTCCAGCGAAAAATATAATGACAGTCCAGTACTTGAGGTAGAGCAAGGCACTCTCAGAAGCAATGAATTTAACCTCAACGGTGCCTCCTCCATCTCAAGTTGTCTCATGGCTAAGTTAAACGCGACTGATAATTCAATTTACGCCACTACTTATGTCGAGTTCCTAAAAAGCGATGGTAGTTCTGCTGGCAAGTCGAATGTTGTCTATATCGTCAATAACGGCGCTTGGCAATCCGCCGGCACAGTCAATATTAAGATTCCAGCCGGAACTACTAAAGGAAGATTAATTTTCGATGTTTCCGGATCTGGTAAGGCATACGTATCACGGGCTCAAGTAAATCTAGGTTATAGAGTGACGGATTGGGGAAGTTTGAAGTGAGTGGTCGTAATCGCTGTAAACATTCTTTACATTAAAATCGATGATCAAAAAGAAGTGGCCAGCACAGATATTACTGACCACTTAACTTTTCTTGGCTTAACTGAATCGCCTAGTATTGTTAATAATTACCGTGATGATTCCCAACAAGATGGTCAAATTTGGAGTTATTCCCGTTATGGCCAAACGACGATCACCGCTAAGTTCTTATTACAGTTCTTTGATCGAAAAGACTTTAAGATGGCAAAGCATGAGATTTATCGTGTCTTTGCACAAAAAGGAATCTTTAGGTTAAGAACAGGAGTTGAGCCGGATATTGTCCGTTACTGTCGGGCTAGTTCTTTTGAGATTAAAAGCGAACCAGAAGAAGTTAACTATTGTACGTTTGAAGTGCCTTTCGAAAATCCTAGTGGGATGCGATTTAGTAAATTGCATACGGATGAGATGAAAGATGAGGATTTCTCAGACTTGAATATGAACATGGATGAGGAAACTCCTTCATACCATTTCAAAGGCCAGAATAAGTTTTCTATCCTTAATGATAGTGATATTACAATCGATCCTGTTGAACAGCGTCATGATCTAAAAATTACTATTAAGCATAATGGTGGAAAATTCACGGTAAAGAATACAACTACTAATACTTCTTGGACGTACAATCAAAATCTATCTGGAAACGATACTCTCTTGTTAAAGGGACGCCGAACATTTAAGAATAACAATCCGGATAGTGCCAATACCGATTATGGGTATATTACTTTAGCGCCTGGAAAGAATAACTTTGAAGTTACTGGTGCAGATGACTTGGAAATTACATTTAGTTTCCCATTTATGTATCTTGGTTAGATGACCCAATCATTAGGACATTTGGCAGCAACTGTTAGTTTGGATATTGATCCGTTTAAAGCGGCTAATGGTGTTTTAAAAGCGCAAATTAAATCAACAGCCAATGCTTTGCGTGCGCAAGAAGCGGCACTGAAAGCATCCGGTGGAAGTATTAATAATATACGTGCTGCTTATGCGACTATGAGTCAACAAATGCGCAATTATAATGCGCAACTCCAGAATGCTAAGAAAGCAATGGATGATACTACCAGGAGCGAGCAGTCACGAACTAAGGCAGCAACCCAATATAATAAAACGTCTGCGCAAATTGAACAATTACGTGGACGAATGCAAGCTCTTAATCGTGATATTGAATTGCAGTCGAATAAGTGGACACAACTTGCTAATCGCACTCAACATTTTGGAAATGTGGCCACCAATGTTGGTTCTAAAATATCTGGTGTCGGTCGAGGGATGTCGACTTATTTAACAGCTCCAATTGCGGCAGGGTTAACATATTCCGCTAAGAAACTCGTTGACTTCCAAGATCAAATGACAAAGGTCAAGAACGTTATTCGAACTTCCGGAGAATCAGCTGCAGAAACGAATGCCGCATATAAAACGATGACTGCAGATGCCCGAAAGTATTCTGACGAGTACGGTGTTAGTCAGCAAAAGATTGCTGCCGGGTATCAAGATCTAGTAAAGCGTGGTTATACATCTAAAGCAGCAATTGGAGTAATGCGGAACGAACTTAAAGCATCTGTGGCCACTGGGGATGACTTTAATGATGTAATCAAAGTTGCTTCGCAGACAATGGAATCTTTTGGACTGGCTACTGATAAAGCAGGACGTCCAATCAAGAATGCTGCAGTCATGCAGCGTAGATCTACTAAAACATTAAATGAGTTAGCCTATGCTGCCGATGCCACATCAACTGATTTTCAATCACTTGGTGTGGGAATGTCATATGTTGGCTCAACTGCTCATCAAGCAGGTTTTAGTCTCTCGGAAACTGCTAGTGCAATGGGGATCTTGTCTAATAATGGTCTAGAAGCAGACAAAGCTGGTACTGGTCTACGAAAGGTTATCAATTCACTAATTACGCCAACCGCTAATGGTCAAAAAGCTTTAGCAAGTATTAATTTAAGTACTAAAGATTTTCTTACTAAGAGTGGAAAGTTAAAATCAATGTCGTCTATTTTTAAGACGTTAAATGACCATATGAAAGGCTTATCTGGTCACCAAAAGAATGATATTTTTCATGCGTTATTTGGAACAACTGGACAACAAGCTGGGGCAATTTTAACCGAAAACGCTAATCGGTTACGTGAACTTAATAAAGAAGTTCAAAACTCTGCCAAGCGGGATTATATCGGCGACTTGTCACAGAAAAACCTTCAATCTCCTAAAGCACAATTAGCAATCTTCAAGGAGTCTTTAACTAACGCTGGAATGGATATGGCTAAGTATGTTCTGCCAGCAGTGATTCCGTTAGTACAGAATATTTCCAAACTTGCTCATGGCTTCGGAGATTTATCACCGGCTGTTCAGAAGGCAATTGTAGCAACTACTTTATTCACTGCCGGAGCTGGCCCGTTGTTCTTAATTCTTGGTAAGTTGACGAGCGGTGCTGGTAAAACTGTCCTCACTTTTGGTAAGCTTGCCGCTGGTTTAGGCCGAGCCCAGACTGCAATGAAATTAGGAGCCAGTGGGTTAGACGTTATTGGCTCAGCTTTTTCAAAATCAACGTTTCAAGCTGCAAAGTTTGGAACAACCATGACTGGTGCAGGTGGTCGGGCGGTTCAAGCTGCTAACGGTGTTGGTGCTGCGACTGTCGCTTTACAAGGTACCGGTGTAGCTGCAGGTGAAGCAGGTGCTGCTACTGCTGCGGCTGGAGTATCTTTAGGAACAGTTGCCGCTGTTGCTGGAGTTGCTACTTTAGCCATTGCCGGCGGAATTACTGTTTGGGAGCTTTGGGGTAAGAAAGCTGTTGAATCATCACAACGAACGGATCGTTGGGGATCTGACGTGGGTGCAGCTGCTGATAAAGCTCTTGGAAAATTTAAGGATACTTCAACTGGTATTCAAGCAGCTCTAACCGATATGGATACTGCAACAAAAACTTCTACTAAAAGTATGGCAGATTCATTTGATCGCGAATTTAGTCAAATGGAATCAGATGCCCGGAAACATTTAGAAGGTGTTAAAAAGGCTGAGAAAGATATGTCTCCAGAAGTTGCTGCTGCAGTTGATCGGGAAGCACAGCATGAAAAAGATACGATGAATAAGATCCTTAGTAATGCTGATCAAGCCAGGACAAGAGCAAATACAATCCTACAGACTTCTAATAAGAATGTCGCTAGTTTAAGCGATACTCAACGAGTAATGTTGCAAAATAATCAGCAACAGATTGTTGATGATGAACTCAAAATGTGGAGCTTAACTGGTAATCAGCGTAAAAAAGCAATGGCAGCATTAAATAACGATGTTGCTAATATGTCTCATCGCCAACGTAATACAGCATTGGCCGATTTGCGTACTCAATCTGATAATATGCGTAATGAATATGCAAAACAGGAAAATAGTCTTAAGCGTCAATTAAAAGCTGGAACTATTAATCAAAATGAGTATGCGGCTGGTATGCGAGCTAATAAAAAAACTCTTCAAGACTATGTTGATAAGGCTTCTGCTGAATATATTCGGTTAGCACGTGCAAATGGGCAATCTACAAGTCGCATTAAAGAAGATATGCAAGCAGAAGGATTAAGTTATTCGGCTGGAATGAAACAACTGGATAAGCTGGCCAAAAATGCTGAAAAGAATTCTAAGAGTATTGCTGTTTCCCTTGACGGTCTCAAAGGTAAAACTAAGGATGCCGCTAAAATGTGGAATGACTTAGTTTTCGATCCCAAAACTGGTAAGGTTCGGACCAACGCCCAGGAGGAAGTTAACAAGGCTGTTAATTCCAAAGATCAATGGAACCAAATTAAACTTCTGAAAAAGGAAGGTAAGTTAAGTACCAATGCTCAACAAATGGTGGCAGCTGCATTAATCGAAAATGGTAAATGGGATAGCATGAGTTGGAAAGAGCAGAAAGCTTGGTTGAAAGACGGATTTAGTGAAACAATTGTTCAAGCTTTAGAGAAGTCGGGAAAATGGAATAATCTTGATCTTAAGACCAAAGAAGCAATTGTTAAGGCTAAAGGTAAGCAAGAAATGGCCGACATTCTGCTTGAATCCGGTGCATGGAATTCCTTGTCATTAAAACAACAGGAAGCAGTAATTACTAATAAGGCAACTAAGCCAATTTATGAAGCCTTGCAAAGTTCCGGACAGTGGAATAATTTAACCTTAAAACAACAGGAAGCGATTATTGACGCTAAAGGAACTCCACAATTAGTTGATGCATTAGTGCAGGCTAACCAATGGAATAATCTTACATTTAAGCAGCAGCAAGCATTAGTAACAACTAAAGGGACTGCTGATGTAATGGATGCTTTGAATAAGATCGGACGATGGAATCAATTATCGCCTAAACAACAAGAAGCCATTGTTAATGCCAAAGGTTCTGGCCAATTAGGGGAATTAATTTCAAAGTACAATCTTTGGAAAGGGATGCCAGCAAGTACAGTTAAGCAAATTGTTGCAGAAGATAGAGCCAGTGGAAACTTAAAGGCTGCTAATGATGCAATTCTTGCTTGGCAACGTGCTAACCCTGGCGCTCCTAAAAATGCTTTAGCCGTTGATAATGCTAGTGGACCATTTCGAAATGCTACTGGGAGTGTATTTAACTGGAATGGAACTGGTGCAAACTCAAAGTCAGCCAATGGGTTTGATAATGCTTCTGGTCCGTTTGGTTCTGCTACTGGTTCAGTCGGAAATTGGAATGGGACTGGCGCAAATACTAAAACTGCTAAGGCTAATGACCAAGCTACCAGTGTTATTAAAGGAGCTATTGACTGGATTAACAAATGGAATAGTACAAGCCCAATTGTTCAGACTATAAAGACTGTCCATGAGTTTGTTACTAAGCATCACGCTAAAGGTACTAACTATCACCCAGGTGGTCCGATGGTTGTTAATGATCAACCTGGACCGGTCTTTCGAGAAGCTGTTCAATTCCCGGGGGCAGAACCATTTATTCCGTTTGGTAGAAATGTTCTTTTAGATGCACCTCGTGGAACAAAAGTTGTTAAAGCTAGTGATACTGCTAAGATGTTTAAGCACTTACCACAATATGCTAATGGTACTGATGATGCCGTTTCTGTATTAACTAACTTTAAGCCTAATATGCAAAGTACCCAAGTTGTAAATAATTACAATAACGGTGGCCAAAGTAATAATGGGATGCAAAAAGAGATGTTAGATCGGATGGACCAGATGCTTAATCGCTTTGGGACAATGCTGGGCTTAAATGCAGCTCAACTTTCTGCAATTAAAGCCGGCGCCTTTGACAAGAACCAGTTTTATAGTATTGAAGGAACTGATCAAGCATTATTTGATAATCAACATCTTTAGATGATTGATGATTCAATCAAGAGTCTCACAGATTTCATTAAAAATAAAATGCGCGATGGATATAAATGGAATGAGGTCAGTAAGCTAACACTTTCAGATTTGAAATTAATGAATTACGTCTTTGAAGAAAAGCAGACAACCATTGATAAAGCATTCCCATTCTTATTCTAGATGCCATATAAATTAAAAGTAAAAACAGATGGCAAAGAAACAATCTATGAACGAAAAGAAGCCCCAATGCTTGAAAATCTATTAGATGCATTAAAGGTTCAACGTCAAGAAATAGTGATGTACTCTGATCCCAAAAAATTGCCAACAGATAAAGATAATGAACGATTATTAAGTTTACGGGCTGAGTTTGCTGCTAATTTTTGGAAGAATGGATTGACTAAAAAGGATGTTCTTTCAGGAGTTACGGCTATAGAAGGGTTAATTAGCATTGTTAATGCAATTAATGAAACTCTCGGTTCTCCTCTAAGTGAAGATGACTTAGAAGAGAAAAAGGATAACGAAAAGCCAAAAAAATAAATGGGAACACCAAATGCAAAAGTTGCTAAGTTTGGAGCCTCTAATTTTGAATACGGGGTACTAGACGAGAATGAAAAGATTAAAGATACCCGAAAGATGAGCGGGTTAAGTGAAGTTAAGCTGGAGCTGACTAACGAATTAAAGACGTTAGCAGCCGATGACGGCCCTTACTTGGTTCTTTCTGGTGGAATTACCGAAGCTAAGGAAACCATCAACCTTTATGATATTGATTCCATCATGAAGAAAGACTTGTATGGAATTGATATTCAGAACGGTACAGAAGTTTATACTAAGAATCTTGTACCAAATTATGTTGCTACTATGTTCCGGACAAAGCTTTCAAACGGGAAGCATTGTTGGGTTGGTTTAACCAAGGGGATGTTCTCCTTACCAGGTATTTCAATCAAGACTCAGGACGGTGCTCCAGACCCAGAAGCAGATGAAATTGAAGGTAATTTTGTTCCGCGTGGGGATGCGGATACTGGAACCATCCTTTTAATCGGTCGGGAAGATAATGAAGGATTTGATTTTGCTAAGTTCCATGCAATGGTCTTTGGGGAAGAAGCTCCAGTAACTGATCCAACCAGTACAAAAGATACTAAACCAGAAACTGTTGTTGATAAAGGGTAAATGAAAACTCCAGAGATGCAAGTAGCCGATTATCTAACGAATGATGAGCGCCTAGTCGCGATGATGGATAAGTTGCGACAAGATAAATTATCATATGTTCCAATTTTTACTAGTACGCCTGATGATCCATTTATTAAAGCGAGTTCAGCACCGTGGATTCGGATCACCCCTATACCTGGGGATGATGCAATCTATAGTGACGATGCTCGCTTTTTTGAATACCCACGTGTACAAGTTGATTTTTGGATTCGTGAAGAAAATGATGACCGGCTAATGGATGTTCAAGAACGAATATATGAAACCCTCCACAGTCATGGCTTTGAACGTTACTACAAGAATTCTTATCCGGATCCGGACTTGGATAATTGCATAATGGTCACAGCTAACTTTGAAGGGTTTGAAGAAAGGAATGATATTTAAATGGCAGTGACCGGTGAAGCAGAGTTGATTGCTAACTTAACTAAACTTGAAAAGACGGAAGAAAAGAAGGCACGAAAAGCAACGCGTGATGGTGCTAAAGTCTTTCAAGAGAAATTAAAAGAAGTTACTCCAGTTGCAAAAAGTGGCGATCACTCTAATATGACCCCTTTAGCCGAACATACCAAACACGGTAATTTGAAGACTAATGATGGTGATTACTCAATGGATGTTGGTTATGACAAAGAAAAAGGTTGGATTGCTCACTTTCCCAATGCGGGAACTTCTAAACAACATCCACAGCACTTTATTGAAAAAGCGCGGGCACAATCTAAAAAAGAGATACTTGCTAAATATATTGAGGACTTGAAAGTATGAGTGTGGGCAGAAGTTCCTAAGCTGTCAGTCCGTGAATTTGTCCAAAACAGTTCAAACGTGGGGTTCAGAAAAGAATCACCCACGTTTTTAATTGCCTTCAAAACTCTTAAGGAAATTCAATCGAATTGGTTAATTAACTGGCGAGGAAAATGGTATGAAATCACGGGAA
The genomic region above belongs to Limosilactobacillus reuteri and contains:
- a CDS encoding head-tail adaptor protein, producing MWAEVPKLSVREFVQNSSNVGFRKESPTFLIAFKTLKEIQSNWLINWRGKWYEITGMDPDYAKRDLTKITAQEVIQNGSDR